A window of the Desulfobacula toluolica Tol2 genome harbors these coding sequences:
- the dsrM gene encoding sulfate reduction electron transfer complex DsrMKJOP subunit DsrM, with the protein MNQKYLIPLTAVFLLFLVAYTGVEGAGLQWFFGIVFPYVAMIAFLAGFVYKVMGWASSAVPFRIPTTCGQQKSLPWIKHNAIDNPDTSTGVFVRMILEIFLFRSLFRNTKAAFSRNASNRLSYSWEIFLWVGALAFHYSFLVVLLRHFRFFTSPVPSCIKFLEYFDGIVQLGLPGLFLSGVVLLAATLYLLARRIFDAKVTYISQAADYFPLFLIIGIAVTGLSMRYFTKVDIIGIKTLTMGLATFSPTIPEGVSGLFYAHIFLVSILFAYFPASKLMHLGGVFLSPTRNMASNTRAKRHINPWNYDVDIHTYAQYEDHFREKMIEAGLPVDKKE; encoded by the coding sequence ATGAATCAAAAGTACTTGATCCCCCTGACAGCTGTTTTCCTGCTTTTTTTAGTAGCCTATACAGGGGTTGAGGGAGCAGGGCTTCAGTGGTTCTTCGGAATTGTTTTCCCCTATGTAGCGATGATTGCCTTCCTTGCCGGGTTTGTATACAAGGTTATGGGATGGGCATCTTCTGCTGTACCGTTCAGGATTCCGACAACCTGCGGGCAACAGAAATCTCTACCATGGATAAAACATAACGCCATTGACAATCCTGATACTTCAACAGGTGTGTTTGTGCGTATGATTCTTGAAATTTTTCTTTTCAGGTCTCTGTTCAGAAACACAAAAGCAGCATTCAGCAGAAATGCTTCAAACAGGCTTTCCTATTCCTGGGAAATTTTCCTTTGGGTAGGTGCCCTTGCCTTTCATTATTCCTTTTTAGTAGTATTGTTAAGGCATTTCAGATTTTTTACTTCCCCAGTACCGTCGTGCATCAAATTTCTGGAGTACTTTGACGGTATTGTACAATTGGGACTTCCCGGTCTGTTTTTATCCGGTGTAGTATTGTTAGCGGCAACATTATACCTGCTTGCGCGAAGAATCTTTGATGCCAAGGTCACCTATATATCCCAGGCGGCTGACTACTTCCCATTATTCCTTATCATCGGAATTGCAGTGACCGGTTTGTCCATGAGATATTTCACAAAAGTTGATATTATCGGTATTAAAACGCTTACCATGGGCCTTGCGACTTTCAGTCCCACAATTCCTGAAGGAGTTAGCGGTCTTTTTTATGCCCATATTTTTCTGGTAAGCATCCTTTTTGCATATTTCCCAGCCAGCAAACTGATGCATTTGGGCGGAGTTTTCTTAAGCCCTACAAGAAATATGGCAAGCAATACGCGTGCAAAAAGACATATTAACCCCTGGAACTATGATGTTGATATTCATACCTATGCACAGTATGAAGATCACTTCAGAGAAAAAATGATTGAAGCTGGCCTGCCAGTGGATAAGAAGGAGTAA
- the dsrK gene encoding sulfate reduction electron transfer complex DsrMKJOP subunit DsrK, with amino-acid sequence MSDEIKSDELLDKIDFSPRSDKGPGNWMDTSVQIRPGMYCYASNYKSVETLGLPNARPWNPLDDDWKLPENWQEILHQGIKERLERFRTFKVFMDICVRCGACADKCHFFLGTGDPKNMPVLRAELLRSVYRNDFTTAGKILKKVPGGSALAGARPLTIDVLKEWWYYFFQCTECRRCSVFCPYGIDTAEITIMGRELLNLIGLNIDWIATPVSNCYQTGNHLGIQPHAFKDMIDFFVEDIEDVTGVNVEPQMNKKGADILFITPSGDVFADPGTYTCQGYMILFKYLKDKYGLDVTWSTYASEGGNFGFFTSHETMKRLNAKMFAEAKRLGVKWILGGECGHMWRVINQYMDTMNGPADFLEEPVNPITGTKFENAKSTKMVHITEFTADLIKHGKLELDKSRNSNRVMTFHDSCNPARGMGLLDEPRYIIENCCDQFYEMPPNTIRELTFCCGSGAGLNAGENIELRMAGGLPRANAVKYVHEKFGVNSLGTICAIDRAALPTLMDYWVPGVDVVGIHELVGNALILPGEKKRTEDLRFEPLPGFEEEEDDE; translated from the coding sequence ATGTCTGACGAAATCAAATCGGATGAATTATTAGATAAAATAGACTTCAGCCCGAGATCAGATAAAGGTCCGGGCAATTGGATGGATACTTCGGTCCAGATCAGACCGGGAATGTATTGCTATGCATCAAACTACAAAAGTGTAGAAACCTTGGGTCTTCCCAACGCAAGGCCGTGGAATCCCCTGGATGATGACTGGAAACTGCCGGAAAACTGGCAGGAAATTCTTCACCAGGGAATAAAGGAACGCCTGGAAAGATTTCGTACATTCAAGGTATTCATGGATATCTGTGTACGCTGCGGCGCATGTGCTGATAAATGTCACTTTTTTCTTGGAACCGGTGACCCAAAAAATATGCCTGTCTTGAGAGCCGAGCTTTTAAGGTCTGTATACAGAAATGATTTTACAACTGCAGGAAAAATTTTAAAAAAAGTTCCAGGCGGAAGCGCACTGGCCGGAGCCAGACCCCTGACCATTGATGTACTCAAGGAATGGTGGTACTATTTTTTCCAATGTACGGAATGCAGACGCTGCTCTGTTTTCTGCCCTTATGGAATTGACACGGCTGAAATCACCATCATGGGCCGGGAGTTGTTAAACCTTATCGGTCTGAACATCGACTGGATTGCAACACCTGTTTCAAATTGCTACCAAACGGGTAATCATCTGGGCATCCAGCCCCATGCTTTTAAAGACATGATTGATTTCTTTGTTGAAGATATTGAAGATGTTACAGGTGTTAATGTTGAACCCCAAATGAATAAAAAAGGGGCGGATATTCTTTTCATAACTCCTTCTGGAGATGTCTTTGCTGATCCTGGCACATATACATGTCAGGGATACATGATTCTGTTCAAATATCTCAAAGATAAATACGGCCTGGATGTAACCTGGAGTACATATGCATCAGAAGGCGGCAATTTTGGTTTCTTTACCTCCCATGAAACCATGAAACGCTTGAACGCCAAGATGTTTGCAGAAGCCAAACGTTTGGGTGTCAAATGGATTCTGGGCGGTGAATGCGGTCATATGTGGCGTGTCATCAATCAATATATGGACACCATGAATGGCCCTGCCGACTTCCTTGAAGAGCCAGTTAATCCTATTACAGGCACCAAATTTGAAAATGCAAAATCCACAAAAATGGTTCATATCACAGAGTTCACGGCAGATCTTATCAAACACGGAAAACTTGAACTTGATAAGAGCAGAAATTCAAATCGTGTCATGACCTTTCATGATTCATGCAACCCTGCCAGGGGCATGGGCCTTCTGGATGAACCCCGATATATTATCGAGAACTGTTGTGACCAGTTTTATGAAATGCCGCCAAACACGATTCGTGAGCTGACCTTCTGCTGCGGTTCAGGCGCTGGTCTGAATGCCGGTGAAAATATTGAACTGAGAATGGCCGGTGGACTGCCAAGGGCCAATGCTGTTAAATATGTTCATGAAAAATTCGGTGTTAACAGCCTGGGAACCATATGCGCTATTGACAGGGCAGCACTCCCAACCCTGATGGACTACTGGGTTCCGGGCGTGGATGTTGTTGGCATCCATGAGCTTGTAGGAAATGCCTTGATCCTGCCGGGCGAAAAGAAAAGAACAGAAGACCTGAGATTTGAACCATTGCCAGGCTTTGAGGAGGAGGAAGACGATGAATAA
- a CDS encoding tyrosine-type recombinase/integrase: MTTSEACLRYLEHCKRRGFKLNTYRYKANIYKSMIHFWENDPDIKAVDSIMIEEFFDHIFDSSGGKTVNRYKREIKSLFNYLKKRHLIINDPTSPIDDYEEEVFKKYVPPAEDIQAVINVANEFESDIIRTTYHTAARSGEIRQLTCDDVDLNNNALTLWTRKRKNGNFEADTIDMSQSLSDILQKKLKSCTKDCPWIFPNQKGKQLSKYTLDNIMPRLCKKANVKSFGLHAIRHHIAVQLAHKNWPLIKIQKFLRHKRATTTDIYLRSLVNIKTDGASILDDLELSMKKHNLIESR; the protein is encoded by the coding sequence TTGACAACTTCAGAAGCATGTTTGCGATATCTTGAACATTGTAAAAGACGGGGGTTCAAGCTCAATACATATCGTTATAAAGCCAATATTTACAAGTCTATGATTCATTTCTGGGAAAACGACCCGGATATAAAGGCTGTTGATTCAATAATGATAGAAGAATTCTTTGACCACATTTTTGATTCATCCGGCGGAAAAACCGTAAACCGTTACAAACGTGAAATTAAATCTCTTTTTAATTATCTGAAAAAAAGGCATTTAATAATCAACGATCCGACCTCCCCTATAGATGATTATGAAGAGGAAGTATTTAAAAAATATGTTCCCCCGGCTGAAGATATCCAGGCCGTGATCAATGTTGCTAATGAATTTGAATCTGATATTATCCGGACAACATATCATACGGCTGCAAGATCAGGGGAAATACGTCAACTTACTTGTGATGATGTTGATTTGAATAACAACGCTTTAACACTTTGGACCCGGAAACGAAAAAATGGAAATTTTGAAGCCGACACAATTGATATGAGCCAATCCTTAAGCGATATTTTACAAAAAAAATTAAAAAGCTGCACAAAAGATTGTCCCTGGATATTCCCAAATCAGAAAGGCAAACAACTTTCCAAATACACCCTTGATAATATCATGCCGAGGCTTTGCAAAAAAGCTAATGTAAAGTCATTTGGCCTTCACGCGATACGCCACCATATAGCGGTACAACTTGCCCATAAAAATTGGCCTTTAATTAAAATCCAAAAATTTCTCAGACATAAAAGAGCAACCACAACTGATATCTATCTCCGGTCGTTAGTTAACATCAAAACTGATGGAGCATCAATTCTTGATGATTTAGAACTAAGCATGAAGAAACACAATTTAATTGAATCTCGATGA
- the dsrO gene encoding sulfate reduction electron transfer complex DsrMKJOP subunit DsrO, with the protein MMKKSRRSFLKVAGIAAIGLGASPAINFASSDSQGTAHAVKNSEALQAHRWGMVIDTNKITDEVAESIVEACHKSHNVPNLNHEVNEEKFPKTRPVNHKQEIKWIWEEEFHNAFPDKEDEFLAEKFHHLPFLVTCNHCKNAPCVQACPTQATFKREDGIVLMDYHRCIGCRFCMAACPFGARSFNFRDPRPFIEETDLDFPTRTKGVVEKCNFCAERLAKGEQPHCVEASKGAIVVGDLEDPESEVRALLNEHYTIRRKQSLGTEPSVYYVM; encoded by the coding sequence ATGATGAAAAAAAGCAGAAGAAGCTTTCTTAAAGTAGCAGGTATTGCTGCCATTGGATTAGGTGCTTCTCCGGCAATTAACTTTGCTTCATCTGATTCTCAAGGTACAGCCCATGCGGTGAAAAACTCAGAAGCGCTGCAAGCCCATCGCTGGGGCATGGTTATTGATACCAACAAGATTACGGATGAGGTCGCTGAAAGTATTGTTGAGGCATGTCACAAATCCCATAATGTTCCAAATTTAAACCATGAAGTGAATGAAGAAAAATTTCCAAAAACACGGCCGGTCAATCACAAGCAGGAAATCAAATGGATATGGGAAGAAGAATTCCACAACGCTTTTCCAGACAAAGAAGATGAATTTCTTGCTGAGAAATTCCATCACCTTCCTTTTCTTGTGACCTGTAACCATTGCAAAAATGCACCTTGTGTTCAAGCATGCCCGACACAGGCGACTTTCAAAAGAGAAGACGGGATTGTTCTGATGGACTACCACCGCTGCATCGGATGCCGTTTTTGCATGGCTGCCTGCCCGTTTGGAGCCAGAAGCTTTAATTTCAGAGACCCAAGACCGTTTATTGAAGAAACTGATCTTGATTTCCCAACCCGGACAAAAGGGGTTGTGGAAAAATGTAATTTCTGTGCTGAACGGCTGGCAAAAGGGGAACAACCGCATTGCGTGGAAGCCTCTAAAGGTGCAATTGTGGTTGGAGACCTTGAAGATCCGGAATCTGAAGTTCGCGCACTTTTGAATGAACATTATACAATCAGACGTAAACAGTCCCTGGGTACGGAACCCTCTGTTTACTATGTCATGTAA
- a CDS encoding IS110 family RNA-guided transposase, giving the protein MNNNITIGMDLGDKFHIAVVFDSDGTELEIAKVINTKTGIRTFFKQYKSATVAIEAGTHSPWISRLLTEMEQTVYVGNPRKLRYIWDSIDKSDARDARMLGMVCRLEPRLLQPIHHRSSQAQVDLTTIKSRDMLVKSRTQLINHVRGIVKANGERLPKCSAASFANKCSSDIPKELWPAIAPLFEVITELNCQIKELESKIEQLSIEKYPETRFLRQVPGVGPITALSYILYIEDPARFSKSRQVGPFLGLTPRRDQSGEMDKQLPIAKAGNTYLRQLLVGCAHYIMGPFGPENSLRLHGLAIAARGGKNAKKRAVVAVARKLAVLLHRLWVSEDTYQPFYCRDKKVA; this is encoded by the coding sequence ATGAATAACAATATCACAATAGGAATGGATTTGGGAGACAAGTTTCACATAGCGGTTGTATTTGACAGTGATGGCACTGAATTAGAGATTGCCAAAGTGATTAATACTAAAACCGGTATACGCACGTTCTTCAAACAGTACAAATCCGCCACAGTGGCTATAGAGGCAGGCACTCACTCTCCATGGATCAGCCGGTTGTTGACTGAAATGGAGCAGACCGTGTACGTCGGGAACCCTCGTAAATTAAGGTATATCTGGGACAGTATTGATAAATCAGATGCCCGGGACGCACGGATGCTTGGTATGGTTTGCCGATTGGAACCAAGACTTCTGCAACCAATACACCATCGCAGCAGCCAGGCCCAAGTTGATCTGACAACAATCAAATCCCGTGATATGCTGGTTAAGAGCCGCACACAGCTGATCAACCACGTAAGGGGAATCGTCAAAGCCAATGGGGAGCGTCTGCCCAAATGCAGTGCAGCAAGCTTTGCCAATAAATGTAGTTCCGATATCCCAAAAGAGCTTTGGCCTGCTATAGCGCCTTTGTTTGAAGTTATCACGGAGTTGAATTGCCAGATAAAAGAGCTTGAGAGCAAAATTGAACAACTCAGCATAGAAAAGTACCCTGAAACCAGGTTTTTGAGGCAGGTTCCTGGAGTTGGTCCCATAACTGCATTGTCATATATCCTTTACATTGAAGATCCTGCCCGTTTTTCCAAAAGTCGTCAAGTCGGTCCTTTCTTAGGGTTAACACCCAGGAGGGACCAATCGGGTGAAATGGACAAGCAACTTCCCATTGCTAAAGCAGGGAATACTTATCTGCGCCAGTTGCTGGTGGGATGTGCCCATTATATTATGGGGCCATTTGGCCCAGAAAATTCCCTGCGCCTCCACGGCCTGGCTATCGCTGCAAGAGGAGGTAAAAATGCCAAGAAACGAGCCGTTGTCGCTGTCGCCCGGAAATTGGCAGTGCTACTGCATCGATTATGGGTGAGCGAAGACACATACCAGCCATTTTATTGCAGAGACAAAAAAGTTGCCTGA
- a CDS encoding RsbRD N-terminal domain-containing protein, giving the protein MHLKQTLEKNKKSFTEKWFQATIDTYPAQSAKFLGKDSNRFDNPVGAVTHETIEDVINLIIGDFNQETLEKALDPIIRIRAVQSFSASEAVSFVFALKQIGETILDNSLIREFDKLVDQIALASFNKLMKCKEEVFLLKATESKRRIHRAFERAGLVAELTEEDLLGSKKS; this is encoded by the coding sequence ATGCATTTAAAACAGACACTTGAAAAGAACAAAAAATCATTTACAGAAAAATGGTTCCAGGCAACTATTGATACATACCCTGCACAAAGTGCAAAGTTTCTAGGAAAAGATTCCAACCGATTTGACAACCCTGTTGGAGCTGTTACCCATGAAACCATTGAAGACGTTATCAATCTTATTATAGGTGATTTCAATCAGGAAACACTTGAAAAAGCCCTTGATCCGATCATCCGCATCAGGGCGGTACAGTCCTTTTCCGCTTCGGAAGCGGTCAGTTTTGTTTTTGCACTAAAGCAAATTGGCGAAACCATACTTGACAACAGCCTGATCAGAGAATTTGATAAGCTTGTTGACCAGATTGCTTTAGCTTCATTTAACAAGCTTATGAAATGTAAAGAAGAAGTTTTCCTTTTAAAAGCCACTGAGAGCAAAAGACGTATCCACAGGGCTTTTGAAAGGGCGGGTTTAGTAGCTGAGCTAACGGAGGAGGACCTTCTTGGCTCAAAAAAATCTTAA
- the dsrJ gene encoding sulfate reduction electron transfer complex DsrMKJOP subunit DsrJ: MNKNLIITGLVIFVLAVLSPFWFNIITETQAAPEPELVGKAKTEKKCVLDKYDMRANHMSLLDEWRDSVVRDADRQYNAVNGNSFNMSLSTGENSCLGCHEDKAKFCDSCHTYASVDPYCWDCHTNPKEIE; this comes from the coding sequence ATGAATAAAAATTTGATCATCACAGGGCTTGTTATATTTGTCCTGGCCGTACTCTCACCGTTCTGGTTTAATATCATTACAGAAACCCAGGCAGCACCTGAGCCTGAACTGGTGGGAAAAGCCAAAACCGAAAAAAAATGCGTGCTGGACAAATATGACATGAGAGCCAATCACATGTCCCTTCTGGACGAATGGAGAGATTCGGTGGTTAGGGATGCAGACAGACAATACAATGCCGTCAACGGCAATTCATTTAATATGAGTCTGTCCACTGGTGAAAATTCATGTCTTGGCTGTCATGAAGATAAAGCAAAATTTTGTGACTCCTGTCATACTTATGCTTCAGTTGATCCCTATTGCTGGGATTGTCACACAAACCCCAAGGAGATTGAATGA